The following is a genomic window from Pan paniscus chromosome 18, NHGRI_mPanPan1-v2.0_pri, whole genome shotgun sequence.
cccagcactttgggaggctgaggcgggtggatcacctgaggtcaggagttggagagcagcctggccaacagggtgaaaccctgtctctactaaacatacaaaaattagctgggcgtggtggcaggcacctgtggtcccagctactttggaggctgaggcaggagaattgcttgaaccgggagggagaggttgcagtgagccgagattgtgccactgcactccagcctgggcaacagagtgagactccatctccaaaaaacaaacaaacaaacaaacaaaaaacaaaaaaaccacatctCTTTAGACGTCCAAGGGAGGCTGCAAGTGAAACAAAAAGTACATGATCTTCCCTTTGGACGGATCTGAGATTGAAGGCAACCTTTATCACTTCTTAGCAGGGTGACCACAGCAAGTTGCTGCAGCCTCTGTGTGCAGTGGTATAAATatgagtaataataatagctgatgTTTTTTGAATGCTAACTACATAGATACTACTATGGGCTGTACAAATATTAATTCTTAATATCTTTGCAATAGCTTTATCAGGCAGAGAtcattgaggcacagagaggttatgtaACTTTGCCAATGTCACACAGCTCTTCAGTGGCAGAGTTGAGCTTTGAACCCAGGCCAGCTGGCTGGAAAGACCATCTCTTTGGCACTGCAAATACTGCCTCTCTGTTTGGcttttttgacaaatatttattcagcacctactGCGTGCCAGACACTGACTTTGAGGTTGTTCACTGGATCCAGGATAAGCTATGTATGTAAGTTATAAGCACCCAGcatagcacctggcacacagtgtCAGAGAAATATATGCTGAGtgaacaatgaatgaatgaatgaatgaatgtgtcttGATTGTTTTATTGCTAATGAGTGTAAACCAGGAAATGTGTGGTTTTCATCACCTGGCCCTCCTGGTAGAGCCATGCTCTGGGTGACAGTTTCTCTCCCCTTTGGGGCTCCCCTGGGAAGCCGCCTCACCCTGACTTCATCTGTGTATCTCAGCAGAGCCCAGGCTAAGCTACTTGAGGCCAAGTAGGCCTGGCTGCCCCTCTTCCCAACCTGTGGAGTCTGAGCACTGGCTGGTGCTTTCAAACCATGCATggaggtcaggcgcggtggctcacgcctgtaatcccagcactttgggaggccgaggcaggtgaatcacctgaggtcaggagttcgagaccaacctggccaacatggtgaaaccccgtctctaccaaaaatacaaaaattagccgggcgtggtggcagccccgttatcccatctacttgggaggctgaagcagaagaatcgcttgaacccaggaggcggaggttgcagtgagccgagattgcaccattgcactccagcctgggtgacaaagggagaccctgtctcaaaaaaaaaaaaaaaaaaaaaaatcaaatcaaatcaaaccaTGCATGGAGCTTTTCTGAGGGCCTGGGCCCAGAGCTGAGCCAGACAAGTTGGGGTAGCTGGTCTCGAGCTATCAGGGTGTTGGACAAAGTCCTTTTGGGCAGAGCTGAGGTCCTCTGCCCAGTCTCAACTGAATGTCCTATGTCCGTTGGAGGATGGGTAAGCTCATTGGTGGGCTCTTTACATTTGGGGGGCACTTTGGTTCTCGAGTGACATGGGGAGTCTTGGGGTCCCTTTCTCTCTCATTGGGGAGTATCCATTCCTGGAAACCAGATGGATTCAGGAGGCCAAACTGTGACAATATTTTCTCCATCAGAGTGGGACTGGTTGGGACACTGATGTGAGTGCAGCCACCCTGGCTCTGGGGCCTGGGCTGGTTGAACATCTTGGTGAACATGAAGGCTCTTTACCCATGAGCCAGGGAGTGGCTGATCAACTGCAACCTGCCCTTTGACCTCAGGTTCTGACTTGTCTAATTCCCTTCCACACCCCAAACTCCCAATCCCAATCCCTAACCTGGTCATGAACCTCCAACTCCACCCCGTGATTCTCAATGCCATTTTCAGCCTGAACTCCAAATCTGCATTTTACACCCATCACACTTTCAGACCACAAGTAGGGTTTTCACTGGCTGAGCAGTTCAACCAATCAGGAGGTCTTATTCAGGGCCTAGCTACTCATAAAGGGAGACccgggccgggcacggtagctcatgcctgtaaccccagcactttgggaggccgacgtgggtggatcgcttgaggtcaggagtttgagaccagcctgaccaacatggtgaaacctcgtctctactaaaaatacaaaaataagccaggcgtggtggcacacacctgtagtttcagctacttgggaggctgagtcagaagaattgcttgaactcaaaaggtggaagttgcagtgagccgagatcacaccactgcactgcagcccgcgcgacagagcaagactccgtctcgtaAAATCAAACAAATCATAAGGGGAGGCCTGGATACGGCTCTTGGGCTACTAACTTGGAGCCTTGGTGTCTCAATCTGACCTGTGGCCACATCTCTGAAGGGCTGGAGGGAGGCTTGGAGGGAGTCAGGGAGGAGTTAAGGGATGGTCTCCCTACACGCTCTTCCTCCAGGGCCATCCTGGGGGCTGGGCTTTGGACTTAGAGGCTGCCCTTTATCTCTTACCCTCTGCCTGGCATCTCAGGGAAAATGGAAGCAATTTGGTGCCTCTTTGTATTTGAGCTGGGCCCCGGACTGACTCTCGCCCTGAGAGGCCAGCCTGGTGGGTTGGCTGGGACACACTGTCTCAAGTGCCAGCCATGTGGTCAGCCCTGGGCTCATGACTTCCTCTGCTCTTGTGGGTTACAGTGGTGGACACTTCAACCCTGCGGTGTCCCTGGCAGCCATGCTGATCGGAGGCCTCAACCTGGTGATGCTCCTCCCGTACTGGGTCTCACAGCTGCTCGGGGGGATGCTCGGGGCTGCcttggccaaggtgggtgaaccCCAGGGGCTGGGCTAGTCTTCCTCTCTGATGGGGCTGCTGGAGGTGCATatgtgggtgtgtgggggggACAGTGGGGAGTGGGGAAATGTCCaatcttttgcttctttctgcCAGTGGAATTGGTGGacgtttttcttctctctttctttcttattgcattttattgtattttttatttgtttgtttttttgagatggagtctcgctctgtcacccaggctggagtgcagtggcctgatcttggctcactgcaacctctgcctcctgggctcaagcaattctcccacctcagcctcctgagtaactgggattacaggcgcatgccaccacgcccagctaatttttgtatttttagtagagatggggtttcatcatgttggccaggctggtcttgaactcctgagctcaagtgatctacctgtcttggtctcccaaagtgctgggattacaggcatgagccactgcgcccggcctctctttttaattttagagatagggtctcactctgttgtccaggctggagtgcggtggtgcaatcatagctcactgcaggctcgacctcctgggctcaagtgatcctcctgcctcagcctcttgagtagctgggactacaggtgtgtgtcaccacacccaactaatttttaaaaattttctgtagaggcgggctctcactgtgttgaccacattggcctccaactcctggcctcaagtgatcttcctgccttggcctcccaaagtgctgggattacagacatgagccaccgagcccggccagcCACAGAGTTTTCATAAATGCATAAATCCATGGATAGACCTTCTCCCTTCATccctctttttcttgtttttccctctctttctttcttttcttttgccctTAAGTCTTGGTTCAGCCAGGGATACTTCAAGCCCTTCAAGATGTGGGCCTtgcttggtgtgtgtgtggggggtggtgGATGGGGGAGCTCTGAGCTTGGCTGTGATAGGGTCTGAAGCTGTAAGTGCTGTAAGTGCTGTAAGCTGTAAGTGCTGTAAGTGCTGTAAGCTGTAAGTGCTGTAAGAACAAAGTGCTCAGACTTTGTTCTCAAGCCTCACTTTACTGTCATCCCCTGCTGTGGTCTCTCCATGTCCCAATTTGAGAGCCACAGCCTGTTCCCCTGTCTATGGAACACGCCCGGGACCTTCCTTCTCGGCTTCTGCTCTGAAAAGCAGTGGCCAGACTCGAGCTCAAGCTCTGCCACTTAAAACCTGTCAAACATGGTTCTGACAGCTGCGGGGCAGCAGGGTTCCCTAAGCACATTCTTCCTGCTAAATGTTTTACACATATTCTCTTATTTCATCTCCCAGCAACTTTATGAAAAACCATAGTCAGTTCATAGAGAGCGCTTACCTTGTGCCAGGCACACCAACGGCCTTGTCTGTGAGCTGGGAGCTGTCAGtatcatccctattttatagatgagaaaacagaggtgcAGAGAAGCAGGTAACTTGCTCAAGTTCAGATGTGCCTGTAAGCAGCACAGCCCCGACTGGATCCAGAGTCCAGAAGCTTGTGCACTGCACTGTCTTTCCCCTTCGGGGCTGTGATAGCCCTGAGGCCGATCGCCCATAGAAATAATTGAGCTCAGGCTTCAGGGCTCTCCTGCACATGCCCCTTCCATGGTCCTATGGGGGCTTAGCAATGAGTTCACCTGATCATATGTGTTTGTAAAGTTTCTAAGAGTAAGGTATTTTTAGCCGCGCATGgcggctggtgcctgtaatcccagcattttgggaggcagaggcgggaggatcactggagcctaggagttccagaccagcctgggcaacatagtaagaccttccatctctacaaaaaattttaaaaaaacattaggtgggcatggttggtatgtacctgtggtcccagctacatgagaggctgaggtaggaggaacactggagcccaggaggtccaggctgcagtgagctatgatcgtgtcactgcactccagcctgggtgacagagctagactctgtgtcaaagaaaaaaaaaaagatagtttatGTTCTTTTTCTCAAAGAGGATCATCTAAGTTACATAAGTTTTAGGTCTGTAACCTGGAGCCATGACTGGGTTatccccatttttctttttctttctttcttttttttttttttgagacggagtctcgctctgttgttcaagctggagtgcagtggtgtgatctcagctcactgcaacctctgcttccagagttcaagtgattctggtgcctcagactcctgagcagctgggatttcaggtgcctgccacttcaccccgctaatttttgtatttgtagtggagatggggtttcaccatgttggcaaggctggtctcaaactcctgggctctagtgacccacccatctcagcctcccaaagtgctggggttgctggagtgagccaccatacctagcccCATTACTATTTTTCAGCTGAGCaaagtgaggctcagaaaggttcaGTAGTTCACGCAGGGTCGCACAGTAAAatctggcagagctgggatgtggATGCAGGTATATCTAACTGAAATTGGACATAACCCTTCACTGGCTCTTAAGGTGGGTAGCATGCGTTTTTTAGGCCCTCTCCCCTCAGTTTCCAGCTGTCTCTCTGCCCCGCTGTGAGGCTCAACAGCTTCTCTGTGCAGGCGGTGAGTCCTGAGGAGAGGTTCTGGAATGCATCTGGGGCGGCCTTTGTGACAGTCCAGGAGCAGGGGCAGGTGGCAGGGGCGTTGGTGGCAGAGATCATCCTGACGACGCTGCTGGCCCTGGCTGTATGCATGGGTGCCATCAATGAGAAGACAAAGGGCCCTCTGGCCCCGTTCTCCATCGGCTTTGCCGTCACCGTGGATATCCTGGCTGGGTGAGTGTCCCTTGGCAGTGGGGTGACCATGCCCAGATCTGTGCTGTTCAGCTCTGGGGGATTTCAGGCCTGAGGGTCACAGATTCAGTTGCTATTAGGGGCCAGGAAGGTGCTGCAAATGGGGAGGTGGGCTGGCATCAGGCAGACAacagggagtggtggggactgcGGTATCAGAGGTGCTGCAGTCAGTTCAGCTCTTGTCAATTATTGCTGGGTACATGGGTCTGGGGTGATGCTTTCATTCAAAGGAAGTCAGAAATTTAAATCTGTATGTGATGTTTTCCAATGTTGGTAGCGTAAATACAACATTTCTGTGAACTGTGTTCATTCGGTCAGCGGGCAGCCGGGTTTTAGCCTCAGGCTTACAAAGAGCATGTGTAGCTgttgtctcatttatttttagactCCCAGCAGGCTTTGGAAGGGATTAAGGAGACAAGATTGGGGATGATGTCTCctgttttatagataaggaaactgaggcttagagaggacAGAAGTGACTTATTTAAGGTCAGTGGGCAGTGGCAAATTAAGTGATAGATTTGGGACAAGAGGCTGAGTGAacccttttaatttttgttgtagagataggggtcacgctctgttgcccaggctggtcttgaactcctggcttcaagccatcctcctgtgttggcctctcaaaagtactggaattacaggcatgagccacagtgcccagcccagggAGCCCCTCCCTAATGTCtgactctttcctttcttttggacaCAGAACCAAGTCTAACCTTTCTCCTGGGTCAGCTCTCCCTcaactttgggaggtggagcctggaggtggagcctggggcAGGCTGGGGAATGTGTGTGTAAAGCTGTGGCCATGCTTTGCTGCCCCCTAGTGGTCTCTGATTCACTTACaagccccttttttttttagctccgcttcccgggttcacgccattgtcctgcctcagcctcacgagtatctgggactacaggcgtccgccaccacgcccggctaatttttttttgtatttttggtagagacggggtttcaccgtattaggcaggatggtctcgatctcctgatctcatgatccgcccgccttggcctcccaaagtgctgggattacaggcgtgagccaccgtgcccggcctacttaCAAGCTTTTTGACTTCGAagctggacacagggtggggatgAGGTCTACAGGCCCCCAGCTGGAGAGAATGGGGTAAAGACGGAGCCCCAGAACGAGAGGAGTGCACCTGGGGAAGAGTCTCCCTGTAGGAGATTCTGGGTCTTAAGCTTGTGGTGCAACAAGGGTCTCATCTGGACCAGCTAGATTAGTTAAtgctttttgtacattaattATATTCGAGGTGTGGGCTCCATTTGCATTTTCTCATTCGCTCCTGATGACAACCTATGGGATAGTCACTTTCACCTCACCTGAACACAGAGAGGTTCATGGAGGTTCCCACACCTAGAACTATCTGGGCtggggtttttctttctttatatgtatatttttaaagttttgtgggTGAacctagtaggtgtatatatttctgggttacatgagatgttttggtacaggcatgcaatgcataattaTCACATCAAGGTgaatggggtattcatcccctcaagcatttattttttgtgtcacAAACAATCCACTTATACTCttcgttattttattttatttttagttttagtttttgagacagagtcttgctctgtcacccaggctggagtgcagtggcatgatcatggctcactgcaacttccaacccccaggttcaagcgattctcctggcttagcctccccagtagctgggactacaggcgtgtgccactattcccagctaattttgtatttttaatacagacagggtttcaccatgttggccaggctggtctctaactcctgacctcaagtgatctgcctgccttggcctcctaaactgctgggatttcaggcatgagcctctgtgtcTGGCTGAggttacatgagatgttttgatacaggtatgcaatgtgtaataatcacgtCAAAGTAAACggggtattcatcccctcaagcatttattctttgggtCACGAACAATCCTATGAtacactttttgttattttataatgTGTGGGCTGGGTTTTGAATCTAGGTCAGCTTGACTCCAAAAGGATTGAAACTGATTGACTTTCCTTTGTAGACTTTGGAGCAAATGTAGCTCCAGCTTCTCTTCCTGCCATCACCCAGTAGGCATTTTTGCTGGGCATTCTAGAGGAGTGTGTGGGGAGTGCTGGACTGCACGCCCAGCGGGGAGCCATGCCTTCTGCTTCCTGGTGCTAATAGCCCCTCTGCCTTCTTTAGGATCTACCCAGGAGCTCATGATGTAGGAGTTTAGAGAGGGTTTCTGGGTGGTGTGTGACTAGGCCTAGTTGGGGACATGAGTGTGAGGTGAGGTGGGGTCTGGCTGGGATCCTGGTGACCTTGGTGCCTGGGTGTTTGCAGGGGCACTGTGTCTGGAGGCTGCATGAATCCCGCTCGTGCTTTTGGACCTGCGGTGGTGGCCAACCACTGGAACTTCCACTGGATCTACTGGCTGGGCCCACTCCTGGCTGGCCTGCTTGTTGGACTGCTCATTAGGTAGGAGTGTGACACAGGGTCACCGGCCCATTGGATGGGCACTTGGCAACATCTCCCAGGGAGTCCGGGGCTAGAGGGCTAGGCTCTCACTTGGGTTtggaagagaaaagagggagCCTCTTTAGAGGCAAAGAAAATGGCTCCATCTAGGAGctttggttgcaagtgacagagatctatttcaaaatagcttATGTCATAAAGAGGAATTCATTGGCTCACATCATCAAAAACTTCACAGGTAGCAGTGGTTTCAGGTGGCGCTCAAACAATGTCTTTAGGACTtggtctttctccttttctttttttgacagagtttccctctgttgcccaggctggagtgcagtggtgtgattctggcttattgcaacctccgcccccaggttcaagagattctcctgcctcagcctgccaagcagctgggactacaggcgccgccaccacgcccagctaatttttatatttttagtagagtcggggtttcaccgtgttgaccaggctggtctccaactcctgacctcatgtgatccacctgcctgggcctcccaaagtgctaggattacaggcatgagccaccgcgcccagccagtttttgtgatttttttggtagagatggggcttcaccatgttggccaggctggtctccaactcctgacctcaagtgatctgcctcccaaagcgctgggttacaggcgtgagccactgcacccggcttcatTTAATTCTGGGCTTTCAGAGTGGCAGCAATGAGCATCTTCAGGAAAAGGGTTAGAAACCAAGCAGGACCCGGgcatgtggctcacgcctgtaatcccagcagtttgggaggccaaggtgggtggatcacttgaagtcaggagttggagaccagcctggccaacatggtaaaaccctgtctctactaaaaatacaaaaatcagccaggtgtggtggtgcttgtctgtagtcccagctactcgggaggctgaggtatgagaattgcttgaacccaggaggtggaagctgcagtgagctgagatcatgctactgtactccagcctgggtgagtgagactctgtctcaatttaaaaaaaaaaaaagaaaccaagcaggaaactgtctctctctctgcaagGGGATCTGGCTATTAAGGCTGGGGAGGCTCAGGAAGTCATCTTTCTGGAGACTTCTGAGCCTGGAGACATGGCGAAGGGCTGGGTCTCACCTCTGGGGCAGAGACCTTACTGGGTCATCTTTCTTGCAGGTGCTTCATTGGAGATGGGAAGACCCGCCTCATCCTGAAGGCTCGGTGAAGCAGAGCTCGTGGGATTCCTGCTGCTCCAGGTGTCCTCAGCTCACCTGTCCCAGACTGAGGACAGGGGAGTTCCTGCATTTCCTGCCAGGGCAGAGGCCCAGAGGAGCGACCCCCTGCTTCCACTGCTTGGGCCTGCTTTCTCAGATAGACTGACTGCTGAGGAGGCTCTAGGTTCTTGGAATTCCTTTGTGCTCATCAGAGaccccagcctggggaacacgcTGCCTGCACTGCCCAGAGAGCAGTGCAAACACCACAACACGAGCGTGTTTCTTGAGAGGAATGTCCCCGAGTTGGACAAGGAGGCTGTTTCTGCACATCAGCTCATTTCCCGCACCCCATTTCTCTCTTGATTGCTTTGTTGGGGGCCTGGCCACTTCCTTGCTTCTCAAGCTGACAATTCTCACTTTGCAATAAATAGTCCAGTATTTCCTTCCACGTGCTTACTGGCTTGCCTTTCATTTGAGAAATGGGCACTGCTGAGGAgaaagcaagcaaaaaaaaaagtctggggtTAGGCCTTGGCTGGGGTTAGTTAGGCCTGAGCTGATCCTACAGCCCAACTCAGAGTCCTGGGCCACGGCAGGCTCTTGAAGTTGAGGCCAGACCAGAGCCTGTCTCCACTTGGACGGGCCCATCCTGGAGCTCTGTCTGGAGCTCAGAGTGCATATTGAGTCCAACTTGGAGTCTAGTCAGAGTCAATTCCAGATCACAGACCTCAGGAC
Proteins encoded in this region:
- the AQP8 gene encoding aquaporin-8: MCEPEFGNDKAREPSVGGRWRVSWYERFVQPCLVELLGSTLFIFIGCLSVIENGTDTGLLQPALAHGLALGLVIATLGNISGGHFNPAVSLAAMLIGGLNLVMLLPYWVSQLLGGMLGAALAKAVSPEERFWNASGAAFVTVQEQGQVAGALVAEIILTTLLALAVCMGAINEKTKGPLAPFSIGFAVTVDILAGGTVSGGCMNPARAFGPAVVANHWNFHWIYWLGPLLAGLLVGLLIRCFIGDGKTRLILKAR